The following coding sequences are from one Planctomycetota bacterium window:
- a CDS encoding response regulator, translating into MFEFLSRLFDTSDFPARWHCGAWTSGHGWLHIISDLGVWAAYVTIPCVLAYFAIRRRDLPFRSIFYLFIAFILCCGTTHLMEAIIFWWPAYRLAGVIKLITALVSWATVIALIPTTPKILALRSPQELEREIADRKRAEEELRKLHVELEARVAQRTTELARANAALQVEVSERSHAEEALKEADRRKDQFLAILAHELRNPLAPISNALELWPRVEHDHGQMEMLRTMIERQTRQMVRLVDDLLDVSRITRGKIQLRLQPVDVANIVNGALEAARPLINQCGHQLTVSLPEQPLYINGDVARLLQACGNILHNAAKYTGRNGSIWVSAQREGELAVIRIRDNGPGIPPEMLAKVFEMFTQVDQTLDRAFGGLGIGLTLAKTLVEIQGGSVEAQSDGPGCGSEFIVRLPVLEQPVPATSHQESAPPAASGGVPSHRIVVVDDISASAKTLAMMLKAANQEVEVFVDGPTAIEAIRATRPDIVFLDIAMPGMDGYEVARRLRQMTELKGLVIVALTGYGQDDDRRKTQAAGFDYHLVKPTSIDTLEQLLSCIPAGDHPTRQ; encoded by the coding sequence GTGTTCGAGTTTTTATCTCGGCTGTTCGATACCTCCGATTTTCCAGCGCGCTGGCATTGCGGCGCCTGGACCAGCGGCCATGGCTGGCTCCATATCATTTCCGATCTGGGAGTCTGGGCAGCCTATGTCACCATTCCCTGCGTTTTGGCCTACTTTGCCATTCGCCGCCGCGATCTGCCATTTCGCTCGATCTTTTATCTGTTCATCGCGTTCATTCTCTGCTGCGGCACAACTCATTTGATGGAAGCAATCATCTTCTGGTGGCCGGCCTATCGGCTGGCGGGAGTAATTAAGCTGATCACCGCCTTGGTGTCGTGGGCCACGGTGATCGCGCTGATCCCGACAACTCCCAAAATCCTCGCCTTGCGCAGCCCCCAGGAACTGGAACGCGAGATCGCCGATCGCAAGCGGGCAGAAGAAGAACTGCGCAAGCTGCACGTCGAATTGGAAGCTCGCGTGGCGCAGCGGACGACCGAATTGGCCCGCGCCAACGCCGCGCTGCAGGTCGAAGTGTCCGAGCGGTCCCATGCCGAGGAAGCGCTCAAGGAAGCTGATCGCCGCAAGGATCAATTCTTGGCGATCCTGGCCCACGAGCTCCGCAATCCGCTAGCGCCCATCAGCAACGCGCTGGAACTCTGGCCGCGGGTCGAGCATGACCATGGCCAGATGGAAATGCTCCGCACCATGATCGAGCGCCAGACGCGCCAGATGGTGCGCCTGGTCGACGATCTGCTGGACGTTTCCCGCATTACCCGCGGCAAAATCCAGCTTCGCTTGCAGCCGGTTGACGTGGCCAATATTGTCAACGGCGCGCTCGAAGCGGCCCGACCCTTGATCAACCAATGCGGCCATCAACTGACGGTCTCCTTGCCGGAACAGCCATTGTACATCAATGGCGACGTCGCCCGGCTGCTGCAGGCGTGTGGCAATATCCTCCACAACGCCGCGAAATATACGGGGCGTAACGGCTCGATTTGGGTCTCGGCCCAGCGCGAAGGGGAGCTAGCTGTCATCCGCATTCGGGACAACGGGCCGGGGATTCCGCCCGAAATGCTGGCGAAAGTGTTCGAGATGTTCACCCAGGTCGATCAAACGCTCGATCGCGCGTTCGGCGGCTTGGGCATTGGGCTGACGCTGGCCAAGACGCTGGTCGAAATCCAAGGGGGCAGCGTCGAAGCCCAGAGCGACGGCCCCGGTTGCGGCAGTGAGTTCATTGTCCGCCTGCCCGTCCTCGAACAGCCGGTGCCTGCGACCAGCCATCAAGAAAGCGCCCCCCCTGCCGCCAGCGGCGGCGTCCCATCGCATCGCATCGTGGTGGTGGATGATATTTCGGCTTCGGCCAAGACGCTGGCCATGATGCTCAAGGCGGCTAACCAGGAAGTCGAAGTCTTTGTCGACGGGCCGACGGCCATCGAGGCCATTCGCGCGACCCGGCCTGACATCGTCTTCTTGGACATCGCCATGCCAGGCATGGACGGTTATGAAGTCGCCCGCCGACTGCGGCAAATGACGGAACTGAAAGGACTGGTGATCGTTGCCCTGACGGGATATGGCCAGGACGACGATCGCCGCAAGACCCAGGCCGCCGGCTTTGATTATCACTTGGTCAAGCCAACGAGCATCGACACCCTGGAGCAGTTGCTCTCGTGCATCCCCGCCGGCGATCATCCAACGCGACAGTGA